The Geodermatophilaceae bacterium NBWT11 genome has a segment encoding these proteins:
- a CDS encoding MarR family transcriptional regulator encodes MPPSPDDDLGELIVRAARSLRGRWREVLEPWDLSPHQARALGVVGRAEGLRLSALAEGLRIAPRSATEVVDGLAGRGLVERVPDPTDRRAVLVQLTDEGRWVQAEVSAARAADARAALGRIPADERAELARLLRRFVDG; translated from the coding sequence GTGCCCCCCTCACCCGACGACGACCTGGGCGAGCTGATCGTCCGGGCGGCCCGCTCGTTGCGCGGCCGCTGGCGCGAGGTGTTGGAGCCCTGGGACCTCTCCCCGCACCAGGCCCGCGCCCTCGGCGTCGTCGGTCGCGCCGAGGGGCTGCGGCTGTCCGCGCTGGCCGAGGGCCTGCGGATCGCCCCGCGCTCGGCGACCGAGGTGGTCGACGGGCTCGCCGGGCGCGGCCTGGTCGAGCGGGTGCCCGACCCCACCGACCGGCGCGCGGTGCTCGTGCAGCTCACCGACGAGGGACGATGGGTGCAGGCCGAGGTGTCCGCCGCCCGCGCCGCCGACGCCCGGGCCGCCCTGGGCCGCATCCCCGCCGACGAGCGCGCCGAGCTCGCCCGGCTGCTCCGTCGCTTCGTGGACGGCTGA
- a CDS encoding mechanosensitive ion channel family protein, whose protein sequence is MTDWFAGRFLEAVLIVLGAVLLARLAGWTGGRITRRIDTAAAASGELVRSEAAKHRHSLTQVVTWAAVVLVYTVAVVLVLSTLGVPITSLVAPATVLGVGLGFGAQRLVQDVLAGFFIITERQYGYGDSVGIVTLGGQADAYGTVEDVTLRITRLRSPDGEVVHIPNGQVIRAVNYSRDWARAVIDVPVPAGNDPERFDALLQTVGEQAFADPQLGPMLLDPPTVMGAESLELDQVDVRVVARTLPGKQFDVSRELRARIARALAREGLASTPQDATPPAAGPPTDGERAAVRTRDDGA, encoded by the coding sequence ATCACCGACTGGTTCGCCGGCCGGTTCCTCGAGGCCGTGCTGATCGTGCTGGGCGCGGTGCTGCTGGCCCGCCTCGCCGGCTGGACCGGTGGCCGGATCACCAGGCGGATCGACACCGCCGCCGCGGCGTCCGGTGAGCTGGTGCGCTCCGAGGCCGCCAAGCACCGGCACTCCCTCACCCAGGTGGTCACCTGGGCCGCGGTCGTGCTGGTCTACACCGTCGCCGTCGTGCTGGTGCTCTCCACCCTGGGCGTGCCGATCACCAGCCTGGTCGCACCGGCCACCGTGCTCGGTGTCGGGCTCGGCTTCGGTGCCCAGCGGCTGGTCCAGGACGTGCTGGCCGGGTTCTTCATCATCACCGAGCGGCAGTACGGCTACGGCGACTCCGTCGGCATCGTCACCCTCGGCGGGCAGGCCGACGCCTACGGCACCGTCGAGGACGTCACGCTGCGGATCACCCGGCTGCGCTCCCCGGACGGCGAGGTCGTGCACATCCCCAACGGCCAGGTCATCCGGGCGGTCAACTACTCCCGGGACTGGGCCCGCGCGGTCATCGACGTGCCCGTGCCCGCCGGCAACGACCCCGAGCGCTTCGACGCCCTGCTGCAGACCGTCGGCGAGCAGGCCTTCGCCGACCCCCAGCTGGGCCCGATGCTGCTCGACCCGCCCACCGTCATGGGAGCCGAGAGCCTGGAGCTCGACCAGGTCGACGTCCGCGTCGTGGCCCGCACGCTGCCGGGCAAGCAGTTCGACGTCAGCCGGGAGCTGCGTGCCCGGATCGCCCGCGCGCTGGCCCGCGAGGGCCTGGCCAGCACCCCGCAGGACGCCACGCCGCCGGCCGCCGGACCGCCCACCGACGGTGAGCGCGCCGCCGTCCGCACCCGGGACGACGGCGCGTGA
- a CDS encoding zinc-dependent alcohol dehydrogenase family protein encodes MRALVFEEFSGPLTVRQVADPTPTPDGVVVRVGATGVSRSDWHAWSGHDPDVVLPHVPGHELAGTVAAVGAGVRRWSVGDRVTVPFVCACGTCPPCREGAGQVCLRQTQPGFTHWGSFAELVALDAADVNLVALPDELPFSTAAALGCRFATAFRAVTGVGAVRPGEWVSVLGCGGVGLSAVQVAVACGARVVAVDPSPGARDLATAMGAEHVLASAEGVVELTGGGAHLSLDCLGSPATCEASIAALRPRGRHVQVGLLPPSEGRAVVPMELVVARELAVLGSHGMAAADYPAMLAMIDAGRLRPQDLVTREIALDDAGPALVEVGRRPGVTVVTAF; translated from the coding sequence GTGCGCGCACTCGTCTTCGAGGAGTTCTCCGGTCCGCTGACCGTCCGGCAGGTGGCCGACCCCACCCCCACCCCGGACGGCGTCGTGGTGCGGGTCGGTGCGACCGGGGTGTCCCGCAGCGACTGGCACGCCTGGTCCGGGCACGACCCCGACGTCGTCCTGCCGCACGTGCCCGGGCACGAGCTGGCCGGCACGGTCGCCGCCGTCGGTGCCGGGGTGCGCCGCTGGTCGGTCGGTGACCGGGTGACCGTGCCCTTCGTCTGCGCCTGCGGCACGTGCCCGCCGTGCCGGGAGGGGGCCGGTCAGGTCTGTCTGCGCCAGACCCAGCCGGGCTTCACGCACTGGGGCTCCTTCGCCGAGCTGGTCGCCCTCGACGCCGCCGACGTCAACCTGGTGGCCCTGCCCGACGAGCTGCCGTTCTCCACCGCGGCCGCGCTGGGCTGCCGGTTCGCCACCGCGTTCCGGGCGGTCACCGGGGTGGGTGCGGTGCGGCCGGGGGAGTGGGTGTCGGTCCTCGGCTGCGGCGGGGTGGGGCTGTCCGCCGTCCAGGTCGCGGTCGCCTGCGGGGCCCGGGTCGTCGCCGTGGACCCCTCGCCCGGGGCGCGGGACCTGGCCACCGCGATGGGCGCCGAGCACGTGCTGGCCTCGGCCGAGGGCGTCGTCGAGCTCACCGGCGGCGGGGCGCACCTGTCCCTGGACTGCCTGGGCTCCCCGGCCACCTGCGAGGCCTCGATCGCCGCGCTGCGCCCCCGCGGCCGGCACGTCCAGGTCGGTCTGCTGCCGCCGTCGGAGGGCCGGGCCGTCGTCCCCATGGAGCTGGTCGTCGCCCGTGAGCTGGCGGTGCTCGGCAGCCACGGCATGGCCGCCGCGGACTACCCGGCGATGCTGGCGATGATCGACGCCGGCCGGCTCCGCCCGCAGGACCTGGTCACCCGGGAGATCGCGCTGGACGACGCCGGCCCGGCACTGGTCGAGGTCGGCCGACGCCCCGGCGTCACGGTGGTCACCGCGTTCTGA
- a CDS encoding acyl-CoA dehydrogenase: MDELIARAQTIADDVFFPVAGEVDAAGVVPTSHLQTLAAAGLYGLTGPVAAGGAGADQATVHAVVEALAGGDLATTFVWLQHLGVPRMVAEAPAALREEFLADLCAGRTRSGIALLAATRPGPPAITVRREGAEFVLDGGVPWVTGWAHVDVLLVAARDAADVVHFLLVDAVEGPTLTADPQRLVAVEASSTVELSVRGHRVPAGRLVRTVPMARWQAGDPAGLRPNGSLALGVAARCARLAELPALDADLAAVRAQLDAAGPAELPAARAAAAALAHRASGLLAVATGSRSVGRGHPAERLAREALFLLVFGSRPSIRAALLTQLLPSSG, encoded by the coding sequence GTGGACGAGCTCATCGCACGGGCCCAGACGATCGCCGACGACGTGTTCTTCCCGGTCGCCGGTGAGGTGGACGCCGCCGGGGTGGTGCCCACCTCGCACCTGCAGACGCTGGCCGCGGCCGGGCTCTACGGGCTGACCGGCCCGGTGGCTGCCGGCGGGGCAGGTGCCGACCAGGCCACGGTGCACGCGGTGGTCGAGGCACTCGCCGGGGGCGACCTGGCGACCACGTTCGTCTGGCTGCAGCACCTGGGCGTGCCCCGGATGGTCGCCGAGGCGCCCGCGGCGCTGCGCGAGGAGTTCCTGGCCGACCTCTGCGCCGGCCGCACCCGCTCGGGCATCGCGCTGCTGGCCGCCACCCGGCCCGGGCCCCCGGCGATCACCGTGCGTCGGGAGGGTGCGGAGTTCGTGCTGGACGGCGGGGTCCCGTGGGTCACCGGCTGGGCACACGTGGACGTGCTCCTGGTCGCTGCCCGGGACGCCGCGGACGTCGTGCACTTCCTGCTCGTCGACGCCGTCGAGGGCCCCACGCTCACCGCGGACCCGCAGCGGCTGGTCGCGGTGGAGGCCAGCTCCACCGTCGAGCTGTCGGTGCGTGGCCACCGGGTGCCGGCCGGCCGGCTGGTGCGCACCGTGCCGATGGCCCGCTGGCAGGCCGGTGACCCGGCGGGGCTGCGCCCCAACGGCTCGCTGGCCCTCGGGGTGGCCGCCCGGTGCGCCCGGCTGGCCGAGCTGCCCGCCCTGGACGCCGACCTCGCCGCCGTCCGCGCACAGCTGGACGCCGCCGGCCCGGCGGAGCTGCCCGCCGCCCGGGCGGCCGCCGCGGCGCTGGCCCACCGCGCGAGCGGACTGCTCGCCGTGGCCACCGGCAGCCGCTCGGTCGGCCGCGGGCACCCGGCGGAGCGGCTGGCCCGCGAGGCGCTGTTCCTGCTCGTCTTCGGCTCCCGACCGAGCATCCGCGCGGCACTGCTGACACAGCTGCTGCCCAGCTCAGGTTAG
- a CDS encoding Sec-independent protein translocase subunit TatA, with translation MNLGAPEILLIVLAVFLLFGYKKLPDASRSIGRSLRIFKGEMGGMKDDEARAAAAAPAAPDLEAEAREAEAVALEARAKAARARADAERRELSS, from the coding sequence ATGAACCTGGGTGCGCCGGAGATCCTCCTCATCGTGCTGGCCGTGTTCCTGCTGTTCGGCTACAAGAAGCTGCCCGACGCCTCGCGGTCCATCGGCCGGTCGCTGCGCATCTTCAAGGGCGAGATGGGCGGCATGAAGGACGACGAGGCCCGCGCCGCCGCTGCCGCCCCCGCCGCCCCCGACCTGGAGGCCGAGGCCCGCGAGGCCGAGGCCGTCGCCCTCGAGGCCCGCGCCAAGGCCGCCCGGGCCCGCGCCGACGCCGAACGGCGCGAGCTGTCCTCCTGA